A window of [Clostridium] innocuum genomic DNA:
ATATCTTGTTTCCCGTAAGAATCGTAACAATCAATATAAATACTGCTGTCACTACATACATGAAAATTAGCAGCATCTGCATCGCAGTGATGATACTGAATAAGCCTGGCCATGTGTTTTCATGAAGATAGACATCTCCACCATAAGCTGCTTCCAACGCATCCATCAAACCCTGTTTTTGATTTGCATTCTCCAAAAAATAATGGTGACACCACATATCCGTAGTTATGTTACCAATTCGTTGAAAACCTTCCCTGCTCATTCCAATATTTCCGCCCATTTCATTTGCACACTGATAGATTCCCGCAATGCGATAATCTGCCGTTTGCCCATTATAGGAAACAGTGATTTGATCATCTACATGTAGGTTACGATCTGCCGCTATCATTTCTGTTATTACGATATCATTCGCATTTTGAATCGTAGTACCATTTTGTATATGGAAGCGTTGTGGCTCTGTGATCACATTTGCTGTATAGTCCACACCGTCAACGGCCACACCTGGCATTGCCAGAGCATAACTATCTATGGTTGATGTATAATTTTGAATCAAGTTTTCCATTTCATCTTGTTCATGTTGTCCAAGCAACTGTACACCAATATCAAGATCTGAGGGATTAAATGCATCCATCATGCCTTTTCCATCTGGACCAAGCCACGTATTCATTCTGCCAATCATTGAAATGATGAACACCAGCAACACAGTAGTGACTCCGACACTTAAATATCGCCGTTTTCCACTCAGCAACTGACGCATAGAAATGCTCAACATCAACCAACGCCCACGTAATCTATTTGTTTTCTTGCTAGTAGAGTTCCCATTTGTTTCTTCTTGTATCACCTTTACTGGCGGTATTTTATCAATTTTCCTTGTTTTAAAATGGATAAATCCATAGAAGACAAACAATATACCAAGAAGAATGAAGAACCACAAAAGTATGTGAGGTGTTGCTGGTGTCTGTATACCTGCAAAAGATATCATCATCTTACTAATTACTGGAATCATTGGAAGTGACAGTAATATTCCTACTGATAATCCAATAGCGATGACTAGGAGATATTGCATTTTCATATTCTGTCGAAGTACGCCTCCATTGTAACCAATCGTTTTCAATATAGCCATATTTTTTTGATCCTGCTCGATGACTGCACTGATACTATATCCTACAATAATCATTGATATGATAAGTAGGATCAATGCAAAGGAAAAAAACAATCCTGTAAATGCATTCTGCAATATGAGCATGAATCCTAATATTGCTTCTTTGCTGTGGACAAACTCCGTATACTCACTTAACTGTGTTTCACTATTTAAGTATTGATTGAACTGCATATTGTTTAATATACTTTGATCACTTTGCTTAACATGAATCATTTGCCCTGTTCTGGCAAGTGCATCCATATCCGCCTGATTGATTCTTTCAGCAGCCTCATCATAATCAATCTGACTAATCAAAAATCCTTTCATACCAATCATAGAACTGCCCATGAAAGGATCTTCATACATTCCTTTCACAGTAAATGTTTTTTCATTTCCTGCTCTTCCTATTGCAAAACTTATCTCATCACCAATGGAGATATCAAAGGTAGAACGTAAGGATGGGGATATATAAATTTCACCCGCTTGAATGCTTATAGATTCTTTTTGATATCCATTCATTGTTTCATTGAAGATACGATATGGAAACTCTTGTGGATTGTAGACAATCAACTGTCCTTCACTATCTGATTCTGTGTCATTGATGATGTAATCCGAATAAATCAGCTGTTGTACAGAAACAGATGCAACATCCTGCTGCTGATTGATTTCTTCTAATAATTTATCCTGATCAGGAATGCCTTGTGTCCATACCGTGATATCACCATACTGCAAACGATCCATCTCTGTTGTAACATAGGAATTGGTGTTCAGCCAAAGTGTTAAAACGCTGATCAGCGTAAGGGATACCATCCCCATGATAGCGAATATTCCTATCATCACTGCCTTATGACGTTTACTATTTGCCTTGATCAATATTCTATTTTTCATGCATACACCTCCGCTACCATTTTAAAGATGTAAGCCATTCATGTATCCTTGCTTCTCTTTCTTTCAAATCATCTTTTATCATAGAAGCAAGCTTCATTTCTGCTAAGATTTTTCCATCTTCCATATATAGGATTCTGGTTCCATATGCTGCGGCATGCATATCGTGTGTTACCATCAGAATACTTT
This region includes:
- a CDS encoding FtsX-like permease family protein produces the protein MKNRILIKANSKRHKAVMIGIFAIMGMVSLTLISVLTLWLNTNSYVTTEMDRLQYGDITVWTQGIPDQDKLLEEINQQQDVASVSVQQLIYSDYIINDTESDSEGQLIVYNPQEFPYRIFNETMNGYQKESISIQAGEIYISPSLRSTFDISIGDEISFAIGRAGNEKTFTVKGMYEDPFMGSSMIGMKGFLISQIDYDEAAERINQADMDALARTGQMIHVKQSDQSILNNMQFNQYLNSETQLSEYTEFVHSKEAILGFMLILQNAFTGLFFSFALILLIISMIIVGYSISAVIEQDQKNMAILKTIGYNGGVLRQNMKMQYLLVIAIGLSVGILLSLPMIPVISKMMISFAGIQTPATPHILLWFFILLGILFVFYGFIHFKTRKIDKIPPVKVIQEETNGNSTSKKTNRLRGRWLMLSISMRQLLSGKRRYLSVGVTTVLLVFIISMIGRMNTWLGPDGKGMMDAFNPSDLDIGVQLLGQHEQDEMENLIQNYTSTIDSYALAMPGVAVDGVDYTANVITEPQRFHIQNGTTIQNANDIVITEMIAADRNLHVDDQITVSYNGQTADYRIAGIYQCANEMGGNIGMSREGFQRIGNITTDMWCHHYFLENANQKQGLMDALEAAYGGDVYLHENTWPGLFSIITAMQMLLIFMYVVTAVFILIVTILTGNKIFISEKRNLSVYKALGFTTGQLRFTFAIRYGIIAGIGSMIGTFMSFLFTDTLIGSLMKLYGISNFASHPDVISIILPGMIVSELFMLFAYLTSRKIKKLNINELISE